Within the Setaria viridis chromosome 3, Setaria_viridis_v4.0, whole genome shotgun sequence genome, the region AGCATATCTGGAGGACTGGACAATGCATACTTCATCTGTAGTATAACACTGATAAAAAAACAGCTTTGTACTGTAGCTATTCCcaggagaaaagaaaaataaaaccttGGCAACTGCCAAATGAGATGCTTGCTGTGTACACATACATATACTGCATGCTGAATTCATCTGCTTGTGTGGATCTCCTCTTCAGTCATGCTTTCCTCCACCATATTTTCTTCATCCCATGTTCGGACTAAAAGGGTGGGTCTGTTTGGAAGGAGATCAGCTGTGTTCCTGATAGCTTCCTCCAATGCCTTCACTTCGTGAACTGTCGCGCCGCTGCAAATGATCTCGATAATAATATGCTTGAGGGAAGAGAGGTGCTCTATGCCAAAATTGAGACCGCTGCATGCATTGAATGGAACTCGCAGCTTCTCGAGTCTTGGCATGGCTCCCGCTTCAAACATCAGCCCAACCCTATTCCTCCAGCAGGTGAATTGGAACTCCTTCAGACATATGAACATGCTACTGCTCACAACAAGCCTTTCTTTGGGGTCTGCTGCCTTTGATGTTATCCAGAGGCACATCAACGAAGGTAAGTTTCCAAGGATCTCCAGTGTCTCCTCCTGTACTGGATCAACATTGATGTCTAGGTAGGTAAGGCTGCCAAGTGATGCTATCCAAGCTGGAATTCTAGGGAAGTAGTAGTTAGAGCTCATCTGAAACTTCTGGAGGAGATTAGGGGTAGGGAACCAAGAATCCAACAAGAAATCTATGGAATAACCATAATAACTCTGGATGCATAGAGACCGAAGGTTGAGTCTGCCAAGTTTGCGGAGTGATGATAGCAAGTTATCGACAATAACTTTGCTTTCAGGATTCGCATTGACAATGGACCAGCGAAGTCGAAGAATCCTCAGTTCAGTCAGACAGCCCAGCCCCAGCAAAGAGGGCGCCGAGCAGTTTCGGTTGATTTTGATCTCTGAAAGCTCATGGAGAGCACGCAAATTCTCGATTTCTTTAGGTAATTCCAGATCGCAAACACGCAAACATGTTAGATTTTTCAACTGAACAATGCTTTTTGGCAATTTTGTAATTTTTGTCCCTCCTAGATCCAGTGTCCTCAAGTGCTGCAGCTCTCCAAGTTGTTCTGGGAGTGCAGGAATGCTTCTTAGATGGAGTCTCAGGTACTTCAAGTGACAAAGCCTCATTATATGTTCAAAATATTTGTGTTCCATCTCCTCACCATTTTCTATATCGAGTACTCGAAGAACTTGAAACTTCGAAAGAGGAGGCATCTGTTCAGAATATCCAAAGATACTGAGTGATCGACAATGAGAAATGATCGCTGCTGATGGAACCATGGCATGCTCTTGCGAATAATAGTTGAGAGATAGCCTGCGAACCTTACCCTGTAacgatatttttttattttttccacaGATGAAACTGGCAAAGTTTTCTTCAACAGACTTAGATATAAGGAGATCAAGAATCATATCATGGACTCGGCATGAAGCCACTCGACCATCACAATTGATTTTCATTGGTTGAATCATGCTTCTGTTGATAAGATCGTTAAAATTTTTCTCTCCAATTTCCTCCAAATCTTGTTCACCCTCCATATTAATGAATCCTTCAGCGATCCATCTTTTTACAAGTTGATCCCTTTCAATCTCATAATCTTCCGGAAATATACTTAAATAGAGTAAGCACGTCTTCAAATGGTGGGGTAGATCATCATAGCTAAGTGATAATATCCTTCTCATTTCTTCCACATCAGGATCATTTTCCAGTGTTGAACCAATTGAATTATACACCCTAACCCATTCTTCTTTCGTACTGGCCTTGTTAGCCAATAAAGTAGCTATTGTAACAATGGCCAGTGGTGAACCACAGCATTTTTGCAAGATTTCATTGGAAACTTCTTCCAATTGAGGAGGGCATATATCTTTGGAGCCAAAGGTTCGCTTGAAGAATAGATTCTTAGAGTTATCTGTACTGAGAGGCATTATTTCATAGACATAATCGTGGTGAGGAGAGCAACAAGCCTTGGCTATAGAAACAATACGTGTTGTTGTCATAATTCTGCTTCCACAATTGTTCACATACAAAGCACATTTGATGGTCTTCCATGCTTGAGTACTCCATATATCATCAATAACAACGAAGTACCTACCAAGCGCATATAATCTACGAATTAGGAAGAGCTGCAAGAATAATAAAGTGCCATATCTACTGATGCCAAACTATATGGATGTAAtcagagaaagaaaggaaaatgccTCTGCACTCAacgaaaaatatttacaaagatTCTAAAACAAGTCCAAAGATTGTAAAACAAGCAAGAGCTGACCAGATGATCTTATGTGTTTTTCTCCATTTATGGAGTACAGAAATAACTATCTTCCATAATTGTGTTGTATAAATTCCAAAAAATTGCATGTTTTAGTGTCATAGTTGTAGAAACAACCACATATTTCGGTGAGTAGCAATTAACATGAGGTTGTATGGTCATAAGATATATATATTAGTAAGGATTTGAGGAGGCAAAAACAAGAAGACAACAGATAAAGTCGGACTGAAGCCACACAACATGTGAGGAAGCGAGTCACATGATTAACAGCTTAGCACATATAACCACATCTTTTTTTGCTACAGAAACAAGTAAAAAAGTATGATCTTACTGTAACTGAGTTAAAATTAAATCAAATATACTTGATGGTAAATTTGAACGCCTTCCAAAATCCGAAGGGATATGTTTCTTGAAGCACAAAGCGCCTTACATTATGTATCTTATTAAACTGAAGCAGTGGAAATGAACATAATGGCTTATCTATATGCAACTAGTATATAAAACTAACCTCCTTAGCTACAAATAGAAACGGATATTGATTTAGAGAGGATCTGTTACTAATAATCAAAAGTTACTATTTTGAATCCATTGACATACCTCTTGTTCTTTAGAAATTCTCGGATTGCGTTGATGAAGTTTTCCTCGTCCCACATTTCCATGTTTAAATACTCCTGCTGGCTGACTTGAGAGAGTATGTTTCTTAAGATCTTCTTTACATCAGGCTGCTGTGACAGAGAAACAAAAGCTTGACACTGAAACTGGTTTTCCAGTCTACGGTACACTTCATTTGCAAGCGTGGTTTTACCAAGACCCCCAGGACCCACAACAGATATCACCTTGAGCTGCTGTACTGACACCCCCTCCCCGTCCATTAGCAAATTGACAAGCTCATCTCTTGGCCGTTCAATACCGACAAGCACATCTGGCTCAGCATACAGTGAAGGCAAACGAGGATCGATGGCAGCTGTGGTGCTAGACTGAAAGGCGCGATCATCAAGCTTGTACCTCATGCGGCGCTTGCTAGCATCTTCAACACGTGCCTTGAGCTCCTGGATTTGGCTGCCGATTTGATGGCGAGCCCTCAGCGCCTTAAGCTGTTGAACCACCCTACGGACAAGGCCTGCAGAATCATCCATGCCATTGTGGCCAATGCGATGTATAAAGTCGTCGATACAATCCTCTATGTCGTAAGACATCTCCTGCACTTGTCTCCTCCACTCCTTGGTCTGCAGATCAAGGTCATGGTCCACCTCTGCCAACCTCTGAAGAAGGGCATTCATGCTGCTCAGCTCATCCTTCATAAAGTTCACCTCCCTCTG harbors:
- the LOC117846829 gene encoding disease resistance protein RGA5 isoform X1 codes for the protein MRYLSIQAICFCNTCHLCVVLQSFTKLPGSVSIAFSYLVMLTQTLITCSFLLPFFVYHAATWTFDLLWYFWISLHPPNFQQMASALTGVMTEVIGKLMVLLGEEYTKLTGVQREVNFMKDELSSMNALLQRLAEVDHDLDLQTKEWRRQVQEMSYDIEDCIDDFIHRIGHNGMDDSAGLVRRVVQQLKALRARHQIGSQIQELKARVEDASKRRMRYKLDDRAFQSSTTAAIDPRLPSLYAEPDVLVGIERPRDELVNLLMDGEGVSVQQLKVISVVGPGGLGKTTLANEVYRRLENQFQCQAFVSLSQQPDVKKILRNILSQVSQQEYLNMEMWDEENFINAIREFLKNKRYFVVIDDIWSTQAWKTIKCALYVNNCGSRIMTTTRIVSIAKACCSPHHDYVYEIMPLSTDNSKNLFFKRTFGSKDICPPQLEEVSNEILQKCCGSPLAIVTIATLLANKASTKEEWVRVYNSIGSTLENDPDVEEMRRILSLSYDDLPHHLKTCLLYLSIFPEDYEIERDQLVKRWIAEGFINMEGEQDLEEIGEKNFNDLINRSMIQPMKINCDGRVASCRVHDMILDLLISKSVEENFASFICGKNKKISLQGKVRRLSLNYYSQEHAMVPSAAIISHCRSLSIFGYSEQMPPLSKFQVLRVLDIENGEEMEHKYFEHIMRLCHLKYLRLHLRSIPALPEQLGELQHLRTLDLGGTKITKLPKSIVQLKNLTCLRVCDLELPKEIENLRALHELSEIKINRNCSAPSLLGLGCLTELRILRLRWSIVNANPESKVIVDNLLSSLRKLGRLNLRSLCIQSYYGYSIDFLLDSWFPTPNLLQKFQMSSNYYFPRIPAWIASLGSLTYLDINVDPVQEETLEILGNLPSLMCLWITSKAADPKERLVVSSSMFICLKEFQFTCWRNRVGLMFEAGAMPRLEKLRVPFNACSGLNFGIEHLSSLKHIIIEIICSGATVHEVKALEEAIRNTADLLPNRPTLLVRTWDEENMVEESMTEEEIHTSR
- the LOC117846829 gene encoding disease resistance protein RGA5 isoform X2 — translated: MASALTGVMTEVIGKLMVLLGEEYTKLTGVQREVNFMKDELSSMNALLQRLAEVDHDLDLQTKEWRRQVQEMSYDIEDCIDDFIHRIGHNGMDDSAGLVRRVVQQLKALRARHQIGSQIQELKARVEDASKRRMRYKLDDRAFQSSTTAAIDPRLPSLYAEPDVLVGIERPRDELVNLLMDGEGVSVQQLKVISVVGPGGLGKTTLANEVYRRLENQFQCQAFVSLSQQPDVKKILRNILSQVSQQEYLNMEMWDEENFINAIREFLKNKRYFVVIDDIWSTQAWKTIKCALYVNNCGSRIMTTTRIVSIAKACCSPHHDYVYEIMPLSTDNSKNLFFKRTFGSKDICPPQLEEVSNEILQKCCGSPLAIVTIATLLANKASTKEEWVRVYNSIGSTLENDPDVEEMRRILSLSYDDLPHHLKTCLLYLSIFPEDYEIERDQLVKRWIAEGFINMEGEQDLEEIGEKNFNDLINRSMIQPMKINCDGRVASCRVHDMILDLLISKSVEENFASFICGKNKKISLQGKVRRLSLNYYSQEHAMVPSAAIISHCRSLSIFGYSEQMPPLSKFQVLRVLDIENGEEMEHKYFEHIMRLCHLKYLRLHLRSIPALPEQLGELQHLRTLDLGGTKITKLPKSIVQLKNLTCLRVCDLELPKEIENLRALHELSEIKINRNCSAPSLLGLGCLTELRILRLRWSIVNANPESKVIVDNLLSSLRKLGRLNLRSLCIQSYYGYSIDFLLDSWFPTPNLLQKFQMSSNYYFPRIPAWIASLGSLTYLDINVDPVQEETLEILGNLPSLMCLWITSKAADPKERLVVSSSMFICLKEFQFTCWRNRVGLMFEAGAMPRLEKLRVPFNACSGLNFGIEHLSSLKHIIIEIICSGATVHEVKALEEAIRNTADLLPNRPTLLVRTWDEENMVEESMTEEEIHTSR